From Paenibacillus sp. V4I7, one genomic window encodes:
- a CDS encoding cupin domain-containing protein, which produces MTKSLSPLVAALDLKPHREGGWYKEIWKASFEIPKEVLSEAYSGSRYAATSIYFVLHPEEFSEWHKVLSDELWLWHSGSPLLLTLGGTKDKPEETQEIILGPDVINGQCPQALVPANVWQTAKPLGNEPVFVSCVVAPGFHYDDFMLINK; this is translated from the coding sequence ATTACAAAATCCTTATCCCCCTTAGTTGCAGCACTAGACTTAAAGCCACATCGTGAAGGCGGCTGGTACAAGGAGATTTGGAAAGCTTCCTTCGAAATTCCAAAAGAGGTGCTTAGTGAAGCGTACTCAGGTTCCCGATACGCGGCTACTTCCATTTATTTCGTGCTTCATCCAGAAGAGTTTTCAGAGTGGCATAAGGTATTATCGGATGAACTTTGGCTCTGGCATTCAGGTAGTCCGCTGTTGCTTACACTTGGAGGTACAAAGGACAAGCCTGAGGAAACACAAGAGATCATTCTCGGACCAGATGTCATCAATGGACAGTGTCCACAAGCCTTAGTTCCGGCCAACGTTTGGCAGACGGCAAAACCGCTTGGAAACGAGCCTGTTTTTGTCTCCTGTGTTGTAGCGCCGGGGTTTCATTATGATGATTTTATGTTAATCAATAAATAA
- a CDS encoding metallophosphoesterase, with amino-acid sequence MKDTVKIIESFLRPRWNLVRSQKEKDEINRLADELRKASGQSPHLSFSVVSDIHVQYWDTQAQGKFSAALEDLYRLNPNLDALVINGDLGDGRPDDYAMLNSILQKYPLPKAVYYTLGNHEFYKAYYKSNADWSPSTFPNGESDRASIARFLSHTGISNVYYNSWIQGYHFIFLGSEQYRQSDPSNYEDAWLSSAQLSWLQKKLQENYSPHRPMFVFLHQPLQGTVSGSVERGVVQQIELKQLLSVYPEVIFLSGHTHWELRLPTTIVRDVFTMVNSSSVSYPYDSNDRPIQETRSEGLVIDVYEDRVHIRGRDFHTQTWIPEADYTVSL; translated from the coding sequence GTGAAAGATACTGTCAAAATTATAGAATCTTTTCTTCGGCCGCGCTGGAATCTCGTCAGATCCCAAAAGGAAAAAGATGAGATCAACCGTCTAGCTGACGAGCTGAGAAAAGCTTCAGGCCAATCTCCTCATTTAAGCTTTTCCGTCGTCAGCGATATTCATGTTCAGTACTGGGATACGCAAGCTCAGGGTAAATTCAGCGCAGCGTTAGAAGATTTATATCGGTTGAACCCTAATCTGGACGCCTTAGTGATTAACGGTGACCTTGGGGACGGGCGTCCTGATGATTATGCTATGTTAAACTCTATTCTACAGAAGTATCCGCTACCGAAGGCAGTCTACTATACGTTAGGCAACCACGAATTTTACAAAGCTTATTACAAATCTAATGCGGACTGGTCGCCAAGTACTTTTCCCAACGGTGAATCGGATCGAGCGTCCATAGCACGGTTTCTGTCACACACAGGAATCTCTAACGTTTATTACAACAGTTGGATTCAAGGATATCATTTCATTTTTCTAGGTTCCGAACAGTATAGACAATCCGATCCGTCTAACTACGAAGATGCCTGGTTATCCTCTGCTCAGTTAAGCTGGCTGCAGAAGAAGCTTCAAGAAAACTATTCCCCGCACAGGCCTATGTTCGTGTTTCTTCATCAGCCGCTTCAAGGCACAGTATCAGGCAGCGTAGAGCGTGGCGTTGTGCAGCAAATAGAATTGAAACAGCTATTATCCGTATATCCGGAAGTAATTTTCCTTTCAGGGCATACTCATTGGGAACTGCGTCTACCCACCACGATTGTCAGGGATGTGTTCACGATGGTAAACAGTTCTTCCGTTAGTTATCCCTACGATAGCAACGACCGGCCGATTCAAGAAACCCGTTCGGAGGGCTTGGTTATCGATGTATACGAGGATCGTGTTCATATACGTGGAAGAGATTTTCATACTCAAACCTGGATCCCGGAAGCTGATTATACCGTAAGCCTGTGA
- a CDS encoding N-acetylmuramoyl-L-alanine amidase: MLSPEDANKIIETFLSPMWYFVTSQEDKDEIHRLANELRKASGQSQD; the protein is encoded by the coding sequence GTGTTAAGCCCGGAAGATGCCAATAAAATCATCGAGACCTTTTTAAGCCCGATGTGGTATTTCGTCACCTCGCAAGAGGACAAGGATGAAATTCACCGGCTTGCCAATGAGTTAAGGAAAGCTTCGGGTCAGTCCCAGGATTAA
- a CDS encoding HAD family hydrolase: protein MTIKAVLFDFDGTLADTLPLSFYAFKFIFKKYDNRDVTTEELISMFGPTEDDIISINLLRKEYVAEAISEYYQIYKKDHASQVHMIDEIQKLLMYIKSNNIKMGVITGKSRAAFQISSDSLNLSHFFDIVITGDDVQKPKPNPEGIFTVLEFLGVSKDEAVFIGDSNADIKAGKAAGLRTFGVQWLSTYQSTHFEIEPDFVFTKIDQFLKILESELNQNK, encoded by the coding sequence GTGACTATTAAAGCAGTATTATTCGACTTTGATGGGACTCTGGCCGATACGTTGCCGCTGTCTTTTTATGCTTTTAAATTTATCTTTAAAAAGTACGATAATAGGGATGTAACTACAGAAGAACTAATCTCTATGTTTGGGCCAACTGAAGACGATATAATTTCTATTAACCTTTTAAGAAAAGAATATGTTGCAGAAGCAATCTCTGAGTATTATCAAATTTATAAAAAGGACCATGCCTCTCAAGTACATATGATTGACGAAATACAAAAGCTTTTAATGTATATAAAATCGAATAACATAAAAATGGGAGTAATCACAGGGAAAAGTAGAGCGGCATTTCAAATATCCTCAGACTCACTGAACTTATCACATTTCTTTGATATTGTGATTACTGGAGATGATGTACAGAAACCCAAACCTAATCCAGAAGGTATTTTTACAGTATTGGAGTTTCTTGGAGTTTCAAAAGATGAAGCTGTTTTTATTGGAGACAGCAATGCTGATATAAAGGCGGGCAAAGCAGCAGGCTTGCGGACTTTTGGAGTACAGTGGCTATCTACCTATCAAAGCACCCATTTTGAAATTGAGCCAGATTTTGTTTTCACTAAAATTGATCAGTTTCTAAAGATACTTGAAAGTGAACTAAATCAAAATAAATAG
- a CDS encoding GDSL-type esterase/lipase family protein: protein MFKSTVKLALSFVLCFVIMVPTAFAQEQKSLVALGDSITFGYNLDTKNNHPSKDAFPELVVEGEKYRVRNLGVPGDTSSDLLTLLKTEKYRQAVRHADVITLNIGSADFLKGASPIIAKIITIPNYQPTLEDVSLMQNITTNLVTNLQQLVFEIRTLTDKPIILYTIYNPFYGKDAQAGALLYGANLAIRSFGADSSIEIADAFTAFIGKQNLLILHEDVHPNLEGQQLLADLAGNAIQEVN from the coding sequence ATGTTTAAATCTACAGTAAAATTGGCTTTATCTTTTGTATTATGTTTTGTGATTATGGTACCGACAGCGTTTGCACAAGAACAAAAATCTCTTGTTGCTCTCGGAGATTCCATCACTTTTGGGTATAACTTAGACACAAAAAACAATCACCCGTCAAAAGACGCATTTCCAGAGTTAGTAGTGGAAGGCGAAAAGTACCGTGTACGAAATCTTGGAGTTCCGGGAGATACGTCATCTGACCTCCTAACTCTTCTTAAAACTGAAAAGTATCGTCAAGCAGTTCGTCATGCCGATGTGATCACACTTAATATCGGAAGTGCCGACTTTTTAAAGGGTGCAAGTCCGATTATTGCCAAGATAATAACGATTCCCAATTATCAACCTACACTCGAGGATGTATCTTTAATGCAAAATATCACGACAAATCTTGTTACAAATCTACAGCAACTTGTTTTTGAAATTCGCACTTTGACAGATAAACCGATTATATTATATACGATTTATAATCCTTTTTACGGTAAAGATGCACAAGCCGGTGCATTGTTATATGGAGCAAACCTAGCGATCCGTTCTTTTGGGGCAGATTCAAGCATCGAAATTGCTGATGCATTCACAGCGTTTATCGGGAAACAAAATCTCCTTATTCTTCATGAAGATGTTCATCCTAATTTGGAAGGGCAACAACTGCTCGCCGACTTAGCTGGTAATGCAATCCAAGAAGTCAACTAA
- a CDS encoding LysM peptidoglycan-binding domain-containing protein: protein MQTFYTVKPGDSVSAIAKRWEVPIAALIAANNLESPNTIYPGQQLSVPSGVVTVQVKPGNSVYSLAQMYGIPMAAIIQVNRLLPPYTIYVDQWLMVPPGVPYYVVQPGDTLYAIASRYNVMTGGVRRPGLIRQVNQLPSDLITVGMRLIVPYAPPGGIGQLAYVSNFGGAYDLWLYDPLSGQSTAVGKKQADAHSVPYWSPDNRRIAYIGMQGVLFVLDVRLGTLTQIDQLEPYTTLTWSPDSTRIGYTKQNRIVLYELTTFSARTLPLSGAKHVQWFPSGDKLLFAAQDTSGNDQLYEIRVDGTGQRQITRNTIGPMNEVKLSPNGAYALFTSPGASISIIYVVEITTGNVSELKGGPLAKNYNPAWAPNSAAIAYSTTEFVERKGYFSTIRTEHSQGGVQQIHAVSDCFATPVAWSPDGEAIAYLSGCRGQGLSSELWVINIHHPAPIRVVTEAGSITAVQWSHGAVPTEVYTQFSSSTYEVSFPYPVDWRPVSETRFEGASGFVGISALASDLPFHELCRSEAHHQLMPYGSSPRIVPGRVQGQEACYIFPSADQAPEFRRQSALIAIYPKPVVINGNTYPYFILWADLDHIHVIVNGLRFL from the coding sequence GTGCAGACGTTCTATACCGTGAAACCCGGCGATTCGGTGTCAGCGATCGCTAAGAGGTGGGAAGTGCCCATCGCTGCTTTAATCGCCGCAAACAACCTCGAGTCTCCCAATACTATCTATCCCGGGCAGCAACTTTCGGTGCCGTCCGGCGTTGTAACCGTTCAGGTCAAACCCGGGAACTCCGTCTACTCCCTTGCCCAAATGTATGGCATCCCTATGGCAGCTATTATTCAAGTCAATCGATTGCTACCGCCATACACGATATATGTCGATCAATGGCTGATGGTCCCGCCAGGTGTCCCGTACTATGTGGTACAACCCGGGGACACATTATACGCAATCGCCAGCAGATATAATGTAATGACGGGCGGAGTTCGAAGACCTGGGCTGATCCGCCAAGTGAATCAACTGCCTTCTGACTTGATCACCGTGGGCATGCGCCTCATCGTCCCTTATGCTCCTCCAGGCGGAATTGGTCAGCTTGCCTACGTTTCTAACTTTGGCGGCGCATATGATCTATGGCTGTACGATCCGTTAAGCGGTCAATCCACAGCTGTTGGCAAAAAGCAGGCCGATGCTCATTCCGTTCCCTATTGGTCACCGGATAATCGCCGGATCGCGTATATCGGAATGCAGGGCGTTCTCTTTGTCTTAGACGTTCGGCTGGGAACCTTGACGCAGATTGATCAACTAGAGCCCTATACCACTCTCACTTGGTCCCCTGACAGCACGCGGATCGGCTATACGAAGCAGAACCGGATCGTGCTCTATGAGCTGACCACCTTCTCCGCCAGAACGTTACCCTTATCCGGCGCTAAGCATGTGCAGTGGTTTCCCTCCGGCGATAAACTATTATTTGCGGCCCAGGACACCTCGGGGAACGATCAGCTTTATGAAATTCGAGTCGACGGTACCGGCCAGCGCCAAATAACGCGCAATACAATCGGTCCTATGAACGAGGTAAAACTCTCCCCGAACGGTGCCTATGCCCTCTTCACCTCTCCAGGCGCAAGCATCTCCATCATCTATGTTGTCGAAATCACAACAGGAAACGTGTCCGAACTCAAAGGTGGGCCATTAGCGAAAAATTATAACCCGGCTTGGGCTCCAAATAGTGCCGCCATCGCATACAGCACAACCGAATTTGTCGAACGTAAAGGCTACTTCTCCACGATACGGACTGAACATTCCCAAGGCGGCGTCCAACAAATCCATGCCGTCTCCGATTGCTTTGCGACTCCTGTCGCGTGGTCCCCTGATGGTGAAGCCATCGCATACCTGTCAGGCTGTAGAGGACAGGGGCTTTCTAGCGAGCTATGGGTCATCAATATCCATCATCCGGCACCGATCCGCGTTGTTACAGAGGCAGGGTCCATCACAGCCGTTCAATGGTCACACGGAGCCGTTCCAACGGAAGTTTACACCCAGTTCAGCAGCTCGACGTACGAGGTCAGCTTCCCCTACCCCGTGGACTGGCGACCGGTGAGTGAGACCAGGTTCGAAGGTGCGAGCGGTTTCGTCGGAATCTCAGCCCTGGCCAGCGACCTGCCGTTTCATGAGCTTTGCCGCTCGGAAGCTCATCATCAGCTGATGCCGTATGGCTCTTCACCGCGAATTGTTCCAGGACGAGTACAGGGTCAGGAAGCCTGCTATATTTTCCCCTCCGCGGACCAAGCGCCTGAGTTTCGTCGGCAGTCCGCACTCATCGCTATATATCCAAAGCCTGTAGTTATTAACGGCAATACGTATCCTTACTTCATCCTTTGGGCGGATCTAGATCATATTCACGTGATAGTAAACGGATTGCGTTTTCTTTAA
- a CDS encoding protein kinase has translation MLAYLKRVYEAWIDYPLSLGKVIRDQYQIERFLGMGSYGLTYLCQDRKSGQEVVAKQAKPSKGRLGQSLLRREIEIMSQLEHPSIPRCYTSFKESNRLYMITEYIKGRTVEDLIFERGARFGERDAICLIRSLLDIVRFIHEKGIVHLDIRIPNVLLYGERMTLIDFGLAARLGEPALLEIGPDEELIRRRTVAVTSDLYAIGHFLLFMLYSTYESIDGQEDSTIGWEEELSVTRQTKQVIRKLLQIDPPYVNAQLCIEDLDALLKD, from the coding sequence ATGTTGGCATATTTGAAACGAGTATATGAAGCATGGATCGACTATCCTTTGAGCTTAGGTAAGGTGATTCGAGATCAATATCAGATTGAACGTTTCCTGGGGATGGGAAGCTATGGATTAACATACTTATGTCAGGATAGGAAGTCCGGTCAGGAAGTCGTTGCTAAGCAAGCTAAACCGAGTAAAGGGCGCTTGGGTCAAAGCCTTTTGCGCCGGGAAATAGAGATCATGAGTCAGTTAGAACATCCCTCTATTCCAAGGTGCTACACATCTTTTAAAGAATCTAATCGATTGTACATGATAACCGAATATATAAAAGGTCGGACAGTGGAGGATTTAATATTTGAACGGGGAGCTCGATTTGGAGAAAGGGATGCGATTTGCCTAATACGCAGTTTACTGGATATCGTGCGCTTCATCCACGAGAAAGGCATCGTTCATTTGGATATACGAATTCCTAATGTCCTTTTATACGGGGAACGTATGACCCTGATTGATTTTGGTTTAGCCGCTCGCTTAGGAGAGCCAGCTCTGTTAGAAATTGGACCTGATGAAGAGCTCATACGGAGAAGAACCGTAGCTGTCACTTCAGATCTATATGCAATCGGTCACTTTTTACTATTTATGCTCTATTCGACATATGAATCGATCGATGGTCAGGAGGACTCCACAATTGGATGGGAGGAGGAGCTGTCGGTAACGAGGCAGACGAAGCAAGTGATTCGTAAATTACTGCAAATCGATCCGCCGTACGTTAACGCGCAGTTATGTATCGAGGATCTGGACGCGCTATTAAAGGATTAA
- a CDS encoding EcsC family protein has protein sequence MNNPGQDHLPETRTELLQELHEIESWEAEQKDLWFWEKIGRLPFQVLDRLTPKFLNKKIGEALDELGNYLQAGGRYLISEKGTLRYIEDMHLRNRVEGNLTDHTEGLTIEKVGTLPLQVMDQTANEIVQNRSNLATIQGATTGIGGILTLAIDIPAILGLSLKTIQEIAICYGYDPKDKQERIFTIKCLQFSSSDIVGKKAILEELAEYTSPDKKNVQIISQLQGWREVFATYRDNWGWKKLFQLIPIAGILFGAWINRGTLKDVGEAARMLYRKRRILERLHAQMDD, from the coding sequence ATGAATAACCCTGGACAAGATCACCTTCCGGAAACAAGAACTGAGCTGCTTCAAGAACTTCATGAGATAGAATCATGGGAAGCTGAACAGAAAGATCTTTGGTTTTGGGAAAAAATCGGAAGGCTTCCTTTTCAAGTATTGGACCGATTAACGCCGAAGTTTTTGAATAAGAAAATAGGTGAAGCATTGGACGAGCTTGGGAATTATTTGCAGGCAGGGGGCCGCTATCTGATTTCTGAAAAAGGAACATTACGGTACATTGAAGATATGCATCTTCGCAATAGAGTCGAGGGAAACTTAACAGATCATACAGAGGGTCTTACGATAGAAAAAGTGGGAACATTACCTCTTCAAGTGATGGATCAAACGGCAAATGAAATTGTCCAAAATCGATCAAATCTGGCTACTATTCAAGGTGCAACAACTGGTATAGGCGGGATTCTGACACTCGCCATCGATATTCCGGCCATTCTTGGCCTGTCTTTGAAAACTATTCAAGAAATTGCGATCTGCTATGGATATGATCCCAAAGACAAACAGGAGCGGATATTCACGATCAAATGCCTGCAATTCTCGTCCTCCGACATTGTCGGTAAAAAGGCCATTCTCGAAGAGCTGGCGGAATACACTTCCCCGGATAAGAAGAATGTACAAATCATCTCTCAGCTTCAGGGGTGGCGCGAGGTATTCGCCACTTACCGCGATAATTGGGGTTGGAAAAAGCTGTTCCAACTCATTCCTATTGCCGGAATCCTCTTTGGCGCTTGGATCAATCGCGGAACGCTGAAGGATGTTGGCGAAGCTGCGAGAATGCTGTATCGCAAACGACGTATTCTTGAACGTTTACACGCCCAAATGGATGACTAG
- a CDS encoding RDD family protein, which produces MDERILENLKCVSFGIRIIAFFWDYLIILGYIILLIGVSFLARPQVIPLFTTNPLLAEITGFLFITLPVYLYFAVCEGSKSHATWGKRKMGIVVAGVYGQPIGFGSSLIRSALKFIPWELAHFTIWHMVIPSEYPNYLIYSLLGTVYGLALIYLISPLWSKNKQTVYDSIAGTVIRYKD; this is translated from the coding sequence GTGGATGAACGGATACTTGAAAATCTAAAGTGCGTATCGTTTGGTATCCGCATTATCGCCTTTTTTTGGGATTATCTTATTATTTTGGGCTACATCATCCTGTTAATCGGAGTATCTTTTCTTGCACGGCCGCAGGTGATTCCGCTGTTTACGACAAATCCCTTGTTGGCGGAGATCACTGGGTTTCTATTCATCACACTTCCTGTATATCTTTATTTTGCCGTGTGTGAGGGGTCGAAATCGCATGCAACATGGGGTAAACGAAAAATGGGGATTGTGGTGGCTGGCGTTTACGGTCAACCAATCGGATTCGGATCCTCGCTTATTCGTTCTGCCCTTAAATTCATCCCTTGGGAGCTAGCCCATTTCACCATTTGGCACATGGTGATCCCTTCTGAGTACCCCAATTATTTAATTTATTCATTATTGGGGACGGTCTACGGTCTGGCACTTATTTACTTGATAAGTCCATTATGGAGCAAAAATAAACAAACTGTTTACGACTCTATCGCGGGGACTGTTATAAGGTATAAGGATTAA
- a CDS encoding GntR family transcriptional regulator, giving the protein MSFNSLRYMQIKDQLIRNISSLKPHDRLPSRTVLSETYQAARTTIERAISELIGEGLLYARDGSGTYVSEPINGRNSHDGREIKNWGLLIPDILHYNYPDIVRGASDVASENDINLMICNTDNSYEKQTRHIQKLIDSRVHGVMIVPAIDGIADLTPFFKLKEASIPFVLCHRMLEGIQAPRVISNNFHAGYIAAKHLITTGRTRIAFISRPVYSASSDRYQGFVSALTEANIPVRQEWVVFESAFESDGEGYDSALRMMQHDERPDGIFCFNDRIAKGTYEAAAKLGLTVGIDIGIVGCDNTNICETLPTKLTSVKFQTFEIGTQAARLLLNGAVSDRTIVVLQPELIIRESSL; this is encoded by the coding sequence ATGAGTTTCAATTCACTTCGATATATGCAAATAAAGGATCAACTGATCCGGAATATTTCATCCTTGAAACCACACGATCGTTTGCCCTCAAGAACCGTTTTATCTGAAACCTATCAAGCTGCGCGCACAACCATCGAAAGAGCCATTTCGGAATTAATTGGAGAAGGGCTGCTTTATGCACGGGATGGGAGCGGAACATATGTCTCTGAACCTATAAATGGCCGAAATAGCCATGATGGCAGGGAAATCAAAAACTGGGGACTGCTGATTCCCGATATCCTTCATTACAATTACCCCGATATTGTACGGGGAGCTAGTGATGTGGCAAGTGAGAATGATATCAATTTAATGATCTGTAATACAGATAATAGTTATGAAAAGCAAACAAGACACATACAAAAGTTAATAGATAGCAGGGTGCATGGGGTCATGATCGTCCCGGCGATAGACGGCATAGCGGATTTAACCCCCTTTTTTAAGCTTAAGGAAGCTAGTATCCCTTTTGTTCTTTGCCATCGAATGCTTGAGGGTATACAAGCACCTAGGGTCATTTCCAACAATTTTCATGCGGGTTACATAGCTGCTAAACATTTGATTACTACTGGGCGCACGAGGATTGCTTTCATATCTAGACCGGTCTATTCAGCATCGTCCGATAGATACCAGGGCTTTGTTAGCGCTCTGACGGAAGCGAACATTCCAGTAAGACAAGAGTGGGTTGTGTTCGAATCGGCCTTTGAGTCCGATGGAGAGGGTTATGATAGTGCCCTTAGGATGATGCAGCATGATGAGAGGCCTGATGGTATCTTTTGCTTTAACGACCGGATCGCCAAAGGGACCTATGAAGCAGCTGCCAAATTGGGATTAACGGTTGGGATTGATATTGGAATCGTAGGCTGCGACAACACCAATATCTGTGAAACTCTCCCCACTAAGCTGACATCCGTTAAATTTCAAACCTTTGAGATAGGCACTCAAGCGGCTAGGCTGCTTCTGAACGGAGCTGTAAGTGATCGTACTATCGTTGTTTTACAGCCGGAATTAATCATCAGAGAAAGTTCCTTATAG
- a CDS encoding response regulator: MYKLLIVEDEEIFRRVLPTIIDWNTIGFEVAGVCENGNKALEFLDKTEVDAILTDIRMPVLNGLELAMEVKSRFPKTKVTLFSAFNEFDYAKKGIECGVYGYILKSDGEDEIVNHFTKLKGVLHKENQISMDSEDIWRKREILFKEMLESHSDMDEKAVAMIQKASIFTKNKDYRVTLFRIDEYKHMTFYSGADRVRSIHELIRGYLFEHIEIQNKGTVISLSELFCVLWTLPDEDFMRTVSEVYENLKVELGMYKKNEEECLDISCVIGNRAANIQELCNSYTRLKEAFLHKAYIGNCMINDNRELNQNSKRIYTFTEEERWMKEIMFLVSSKAYEKLMEYLDTLKNQFIDSKVTDIDMISGFAVKLVLAMVGELGEMGKKTDVFLDKSNYIIKEIGYCETIVMIFKKLEAFIVEAFDLLHEENKLKNRRIVDEALDYIRGNYSGQISLEELARYVNVHPVHLSRLFSKDVGKTFKYLLTEVRIEEAKRLLKDINYRVYEISCMVGYEKPRYFSELFRNVTGLTPLEYREKYKG; this comes from the coding sequence TTGTACAAGCTGCTTATTGTTGAAGATGAAGAGATTTTTAGAAGAGTTCTGCCAACAATTATTGATTGGAATACCATTGGTTTTGAAGTAGCAGGGGTATGTGAAAATGGAAACAAGGCTCTGGAGTTTTTAGATAAAACAGAAGTAGATGCAATTCTGACAGATATACGGATGCCCGTATTAAATGGTCTTGAATTGGCTATGGAAGTGAAGAGCAGGTTTCCAAAAACGAAGGTAACGTTATTTAGTGCTTTCAACGAATTTGACTATGCAAAGAAAGGTATTGAGTGTGGGGTTTACGGATATATTTTAAAATCTGATGGGGAAGATGAGATTGTTAATCATTTTACAAAGCTTAAAGGAGTTTTACATAAAGAAAATCAAATCAGTATGGATAGTGAAGATATTTGGAGAAAGCGGGAAATACTCTTTAAAGAAATGTTGGAAAGTCATTCAGATATGGATGAGAAAGCGGTTGCAATGATTCAAAAAGCAAGTATTTTCACTAAAAATAAAGATTACCGGGTGACTTTGTTTCGAATTGATGAATATAAGCATATGACCTTTTATTCCGGGGCAGACAGAGTACGTAGTATCCATGAATTAATCCGGGGGTATTTATTTGAACATATCGAAATTCAAAATAAAGGGACGGTTATTTCGTTAAGTGAGTTATTCTGTGTCTTATGGACTCTTCCTGATGAAGATTTTATGCGAACTGTATCTGAAGTATATGAGAATTTGAAGGTAGAGCTAGGCATGTATAAAAAAAATGAAGAAGAATGTCTTGATATTTCTTGTGTTATTGGAAATAGGGCAGCTAATATACAAGAGCTTTGTAATTCGTATACACGTTTAAAAGAGGCCTTCCTGCACAAAGCTTATATTGGCAATTGCATGATTAATGATAATAGGGAACTAAATCAGAACAGCAAGCGCATATATACCTTCACGGAAGAAGAACGATGGATGAAAGAAATCATGTTTCTTGTTAGCAGCAAGGCTTATGAAAAATTAATGGAATATCTCGATACGCTGAAAAATCAATTCATAGATTCTAAAGTAACCGATATCGATATGATTTCAGGTTTTGCTGTTAAACTAGTTTTAGCTATGGTGGGCGAATTGGGCGAAATGGGAAAAAAAACAGATGTTTTCTTGGACAAATCAAACTATATCATTAAGGAAATCGGATATTGTGAGACGATTGTGATGATTTTCAAAAAGTTGGAAGCGTTTATCGTAGAGGCATTTGATTTACTTCATGAAGAGAACAAGTTGAAAAATAGAAGAATTGTTGATGAAGCGCTGGACTATATAAGGGGAAATTATTCCGGTCAAATCAGCCTTGAGGAATTAGCCAGGTATGTCAATGTTCATCCTGTTCATCTTTCTAGGCTTTTCAGTAAGGATGTAGGAAAAACATTTAAGTATCTACTCACGGAAGTGCGAATTGAAGAAGCAAAAAGGCTTCTAAAGGATATCAACTATAGAGTCTATGAGATATCATGTATGGTTGGTTATGAGAAGCCCCGTTATTTTAGTGAGCTTTTCAGAAACGTCACAGGACTTACGCCATTGGAATACAGAGAAAAATACAAAGGGTAA